A genomic stretch from Nitrospirota bacterium includes:
- a CDS encoding ADP-ribosylglycohydrolase family protein, giving the protein MIGAIAGDIIGSAYEWNNVKTTDFPLFGPCSRFTDDTVLTIAVADCIMNGKDYALTFREYGRRYPDAGYGGMFGQWLSGDDLSPYNSFGNGSAMRVSPVGFAFDSLEAVLEEAERSAAVTHNHPEGIEGARAVAAAVFLAQRGEGKARIKEYLEESFAYDLERSLDEIRPSYRFDATCRGSVPQAIRAFLESEHYEDAVRKAVSIGGDSDTIACIAGGIAQAYYRTIPDCILERVRAIVPPDLLDVADRFTGRYGL; this is encoded by the coding sequence GTGATCGGCGCGATAGCCGGCGATATCATCGGGTCCGCTTACGAGTGGAATAACGTAAAGACGACCGACTTTCCCCTCTTCGGTCCCTGCTCGCGCTTCACCGACGACACGGTGCTGACGATAGCCGTTGCCGACTGCATCATGAACGGAAAGGATTACGCCCTCACCTTCAGGGAGTATGGAAGACGATATCCTGACGCGGGGTACGGCGGCATGTTCGGGCAGTGGCTTTCGGGAGACGATCTATCGCCCTACAACAGCTTCGGCAACGGCTCGGCCATGCGCGTCAGCCCGGTGGGCTTTGCCTTCGACTCCCTGGAAGCGGTGCTCGAAGAGGCGGAGCGGAGCGCGGCAGTGACGCACAACCACCCTGAAGGGATCGAAGGCGCCCGGGCCGTTGCTGCGGCGGTCTTCCTCGCGCAGAGGGGCGAAGGCAAGGCGCGCATAAAAGAGTACCTTGAGGAAAGCTTCGCCTACGATCTGGAGAGGTCTCTCGACGAAATCCGGCCGTCCTACCGTTTCGACGCCACCTGCCGGGGCTCGGTGCCGCAGGCGATACGGGCGTTCCTCGAATCGGAGCACTACGAGGACGCGGTACGCAAAGCGGTATCGATCGGCGGCGACAGCGATACGATCGCCTGCATCGCGGGCGGCATCGCTCAGGCGTACTACAGGACCATTCCGGATTGTATTCTCGAACGGGTGAGGGCGATAGTGCCGCCTGATCTACTCGACGTAGCGGACCGTTTCACGGGCAGGTACGGTCTTTAG
- a CDS encoding MlaD family protein: MFERKKQLAWSKLRVGLVLTIALLLVLLTVFFAGNIEDLFVPKVKVVTQIQDVRGLRKGAPVWLSGIEVGSVKEMRFHPEHGTLVTMAVEERVLPYIRKNATATVLTQGLLGDKYVELSGGSMEAPQLSPGGVIKGRAQLEIKDLVDTSAESLQQVTELVTKLGLFIEQFEKSEGTIAKLVKDPALYESLQQTTSGLAALVNDLQTAEGSLKKLVKDPSLYNKMVAATASVEEFGRTMNQGQGTLKRLAEDPALYENLTMASKQLTALLEEIDAGKGAAGALVKDKELASELRQTIGGLNETVGELRDLTKDIKANPRKYFKFSLF, encoded by the coding sequence ATGTTCGAGAGGAAGAAACAGCTTGCGTGGTCGAAGCTCAGGGTGGGCCTTGTCCTGACCATCGCCCTGCTGCTGGTGCTGCTCACCGTATTTTTCGCCGGCAACATTGAGGACCTCTTCGTTCCCAAGGTGAAGGTAGTGACGCAGATTCAGGATGTGCGGGGCCTGAGGAAAGGAGCGCCGGTCTGGCTCTCGGGCATCGAGGTGGGGTCGGTCAAGGAGATGCGCTTCCATCCCGAGCACGGCACCCTCGTCACCATGGCTGTTGAGGAGAGGGTGCTTCCCTACATCAGGAAGAATGCGACCGCTACGGTGCTGACGCAGGGGCTTCTGGGCGACAAATACGTCGAGCTGAGCGGCGGCTCGATGGAGGCGCCCCAGCTCAGTCCCGGCGGGGTGATCAAGGGGCGGGCGCAGCTCGAGATAAAAGACCTCGTCGACACCAGCGCTGAATCCCTCCAGCAGGTGACCGAGCTCGTCACCAAGCTCGGCCTCTTCATAGAACAGTTCGAAAAAAGCGAGGGCACGATCGCCAAGCTCGTGAAGGACCCCGCGCTCTACGAGAGCCTGCAGCAGACGACGTCCGGCCTGGCAGCGCTCGTCAATGACCTGCAGACCGCCGAGGGGTCGCTCAAGAAGCTCGTCAAGGACCCCTCGCTCTACAATAAGATGGTCGCTGCCACCGCGTCGGTGGAAGAGTTCGGCAGGACGATGAACCAGGGCCAGGGCACGCTGAAGCGGCTCGCCGAAGACCCCGCCCTCTACGAGAACCTGACCATGGCCTCCAAGCAGCTCACTGCGCTGCTCGAAGAGATCGATGCAGGAAAAGGCGCTGCCGGCGCCCTCGTCAAGGATAAAGAGCTCGCCTCCGAGCTGCGGCAGACCATCGGGGGGCTGAACGAGACCGTCGGCGAGCTCAGGGATCTGACGAAGGACATCAAGGCGAACCCGAGGAAGTATTTCAAGTTCAGCCTGTTTTAG
- a CDS encoding ATP-binding cassette domain-containing protein — protein sequence MIVFDNVRFSYGSREVLRGISFSIAMHERVAILGGSGEGKTTILRLILGLLKPDEGRIVIDGEDITRKSESELRDVRLKFSLVFQEGALFDSMSVKENVAFTLREYTAMSEEEIDRRVRSLLRTVGVEHAIELMPDELSGGMHRRVAIARSLAVCDPKMFLYDEPTSGLDPVSADNICRLIIDLAQGGKGLIIVTHKIFDAMKVADRFMFMRQGDIVFDGDRETLMRSPIPEIRVFMSELGVQ from the coding sequence ATGATCGTCTTCGACAACGTCCGTTTCTCCTACGGCAGCCGGGAGGTGCTGAGGGGCATCAGCTTCTCGATCGCCATGCACGAGCGTGTCGCGATCCTCGGCGGGAGCGGCGAGGGCAAGACCACGATCCTCAGGCTGATCCTCGGGCTGCTGAAGCCGGACGAGGGGAGGATCGTTATCGACGGAGAGGACATCACCCGCAAGAGCGAGAGCGAGCTGCGGGACGTGCGGCTGAAGTTCAGCCTCGTCTTCCAGGAGGGCGCCCTCTTCGACTCGATGAGCGTGAAGGAGAATGTCGCCTTCACCCTGCGGGAGTATACCGCGATGAGCGAGGAGGAGATCGACCGGCGGGTGCGGTCCCTGCTCCGCACGGTCGGGGTGGAGCACGCGATCGAGCTCATGCCGGACGAGCTGAGCGGCGGGATGCACCGGAGGGTCGCCATTGCACGGTCGCTCGCGGTCTGCGACCCGAAGATGTTCCTTTACGACGAGCCGACCTCCGGGCTCGACCCGGTCAGCGCCGATAATATATGCAGGCTCATCATCGACCTGGCGCAGGGCGGCAAGGGGCTGATCATCGTGACGCATAAAATCTTCGACGCGATGAAGGTGGCTGACCGGTTCATGTTCATGCGGCAGGGCGACATCGTTTTCGACGGAGACAGAGAGACGCTGATGCGCTCCCCTATCCCCGAGATACGGGTTTTCATGAGCGAGTTGGGGGTACAATAA
- a CDS encoding ABC transporter permease, with amino-acid sequence MKELINNLQDYYLLSFRGMAGVFRRPFYLRDTIEQMDYAGAGSSLIIILVSLFIGMALSLQLSAELSILGLKMYTGRAVGISIVREIGPVTAALVFTGRVGAGMASELGSMVLGHQVDSLRVFGVDPVKKLVTPRMVSAVVMLPALTIVGDAVSLFGAYYIAVQVSNQSSYVFWNSIRDVLIFENVFSGAVKPFIFGFLISSVSCYMGLTTRGGAVGLRQTTTRAVVLSIIAIIIADFVLTRALLYVLGFSV; translated from the coding sequence GTGAAAGAGCTCATAAACAATCTCCAGGACTACTACCTGCTCTCGTTCAGGGGCATGGCCGGCGTGTTCCGGCGGCCTTTTTACCTGAGGGACACCATCGAGCAGATGGATTACGCGGGAGCGGGGTCGTCGCTCATCATCATCCTCGTCTCGCTCTTTATCGGCATGGCCCTCTCGCTCCAGCTCTCTGCCGAGCTCTCGATACTCGGGCTCAAGATGTACACCGGGAGGGCGGTCGGCATCTCGATCGTCAGGGAGATCGGGCCGGTGACGGCCGCGCTCGTCTTTACCGGCAGGGTCGGCGCCGGCATGGCCTCGGAGCTCGGGTCGATGGTGCTCGGCCACCAGGTCGATTCCCTGCGGGTCTTCGGCGTCGACCCGGTAAAGAAGCTCGTCACCCCCCGCATGGTGAGCGCTGTCGTGATGCTGCCGGCCCTGACCATCGTCGGCGACGCGGTCTCGCTCTTCGGCGCCTACTATATCGCGGTGCAGGTGAGCAACCAGAGCAGCTATGTCTTCTGGAACTCCATCCGGGACGTGCTGATCTTCGAGAATGTCTTTTCAGGGGCGGTCAAGCCGTTCATCTTCGGGTTCCTCATATCGAGCGTCAGCTGCTACATGGGACTGACGACCCGGGGCGGCGCGGTCGGGCTCAGGCAGACGACGACGAGGGCGGTGGTCCTCTCGATCATAGCGATCATCATCGCCGACTTCGTGCTCACCAGGGCGCTGCTCTACGTGCTGGGGTTTTCGGTATGA
- a CDS encoding lysophospholipid acyltransferase family protein, with protein MMRKRMVKRMQWLLETALLVAVSFPIALLPRNAAVKVGEVLGLLLFRLWGSRRAVAVDNILRAQQEGALDSGAQAGEVARQSFVNVGRSFAEVLQIYFGRGRAIVAGAELRGLEHYRKAQEKGRGVIVITGHYGNWELMALAFGVKTGKVSVVARRQNNPVLNALIERVRARYGNAVIYKQGALKQILGLLRKGGTVGILMDQAVLSDEGFVVPFLGRGAWTTRMPSLLARKTGAPVVPVFISRKGDGHVITIYPEIPLSTNERAEEALIEDTERFSAAIEAVIRRDPREWLWIHRRWKRTGSSAVQQSMAQP; from the coding sequence ATGATGCGGAAGCGGATGGTGAAACGGATGCAATGGCTGCTCGAGACCGCGCTGCTCGTCGCGGTCTCTTTTCCGATAGCCCTGCTCCCCCGTAATGCCGCGGTAAAGGTCGGGGAGGTCCTCGGCCTTTTGCTTTTCCGGCTCTGGGGCAGCAGGAGGGCCGTCGCCGTGGATAATATCCTGAGGGCGCAGCAGGAGGGGGCGCTCGATTCAGGAGCGCAGGCCGGAGAGGTCGCGCGGCAGAGCTTCGTCAATGTCGGCAGGTCTTTCGCGGAGGTGCTGCAGATATACTTCGGCCGCGGCCGGGCGATTGTTGCAGGCGCCGAGCTGCGCGGCCTCGAGCACTACCGCAAGGCGCAGGAAAAGGGGCGGGGGGTGATCGTCATCACCGGGCACTACGGCAACTGGGAGCTGATGGCCCTCGCCTTCGGGGTGAAGACCGGGAAGGTCTCGGTGGTTGCGCGGAGACAGAACAATCCTGTCCTGAACGCGCTCATCGAGAGGGTGAGGGCACGCTACGGGAACGCGGTCATCTACAAGCAGGGCGCGCTCAAGCAGATACTGGGCCTCCTGCGGAAGGGCGGCACTGTCGGCATTCTCATGGACCAGGCAGTACTCAGCGATGAGGGATTCGTCGTGCCCTTTCTCGGCAGAGGGGCCTGGACCACCAGGATGCCGTCCCTCCTGGCGAGGAAGACCGGCGCACCGGTCGTGCCTGTCTTCATCAGCCGCAAAGGAGACGGCCATGTGATCACCATCTATCCCGAGATCCCTCTCTCGACCAATGAGCGTGCGGAGGAGGCGTTGATCGAAGATACGGAGCGTTTTTCGGCCGCGATCGAGGCCGTGATACGCCGGGACCCGCGGGAGTGGCTCTGGATCCACCGGAGATGGAAACGGACGGGCAGCAGCGCCGTCCAGCAGAGCATGGCGCAACCTTGA
- a CDS encoding ATP-binding protein yields MTEKLRAEELYRCCEPHFFKFTTTEDIHQFPGTIGQDRALKAMDFGLSLESKGYNIYALGDVGTGKMRTIKALLAERAAMEPIPGDWCYVYNFKDPDAPLAVSLVPGQAVVFQEDMNELVKTLRADLPKAFESKEYEKQRSRKIEEFQQKQKELFSSLEEEAQAKGFAIRKTVSGLLIVPIKKSGEPLTEEEFAALDERTRARVEEIGKSLQEKLDDIIRAVREAEKEVKESLSNLEKDIALGAVWHLVHDLQEKYKDNTRIVEYLKAVMEDILTHLDDFKPAEEQAPPLPFMKMPKQEVSFVRYSINVIVNNADCKGAPVVVESNPTYFNLFGRTEYKVQYGMATTDFSLIKSGSLHRANGGYIVIHAMDLLKNMFSYDALKRAIKNREIRLEDIWEQYRLVSTTALKPEPIPLDVKVVLHGNPYLYYLLYNLDEEYREIFKVKADFDSRMERTPENMEKYASFIANVQREEHLLPFDRSGVSKIVEYGSRLADHQFKLSTKFSYLADLVREAHYWASREGSSVVKDTHVLKALDEKIYRVNRIEDRLREATLEDTLIVSTSGEKIGQVNGLAVLSIGDYSFGKPSRITARTYIGKAGVVNIERETKMSGRIHEKAIMIITSYLGSRYATRRPISLSASITFEQLYEMIEGDSATCAELYVLLSSIAGIPLKQSFAVTGSMDQNGDVQPIGGVNEKIEGFYDLCKARGLTGEQGVIIPRRNVKHLMIKQEVIDAVKAGTFVIYPIDKVEEGLEILTGMPAGAMQEDGTYPEGTVNYRVMKRLEEIATALEKKKEQVLESAVASLHPRGEEDGSSSSGEGAVPHLLRRVEELTAALEQYRRREG; encoded by the coding sequence GACAGGACAGGGCGTTGAAGGCGATGGATTTCGGCCTGAGCCTCGAGAGCAAAGGCTACAATATCTACGCCCTCGGCGATGTGGGCACCGGGAAGATGCGGACCATCAAGGCGCTGCTCGCGGAGCGGGCTGCGATGGAGCCGATCCCCGGCGACTGGTGCTACGTCTATAACTTCAAGGATCCCGATGCGCCGCTCGCCGTCTCGCTGGTGCCGGGGCAGGCGGTCGTCTTCCAGGAAGACATGAACGAGCTCGTCAAGACGCTCCGGGCGGACCTCCCGAAGGCCTTCGAGTCCAAGGAGTACGAGAAGCAGCGGAGCAGGAAGATAGAGGAGTTCCAGCAGAAGCAGAAAGAGCTCTTTTCGAGCCTCGAAGAGGAAGCGCAGGCAAAGGGGTTCGCCATACGGAAGACGGTCTCGGGGCTGCTCATCGTCCCGATAAAGAAGTCGGGAGAGCCCCTGACCGAAGAGGAGTTCGCCGCCCTCGACGAGCGGACCCGGGCGCGGGTCGAGGAGATCGGCAAGTCGCTCCAGGAGAAGCTCGACGATATCATCCGGGCGGTGCGGGAGGCGGAGAAGGAGGTCAAGGAGTCGCTCTCGAACCTCGAAAAGGATATCGCCCTGGGAGCGGTCTGGCACCTCGTGCACGACCTCCAGGAAAAGTACAAGGACAACACGCGGATCGTCGAGTACCTGAAGGCGGTGATGGAGGATATCCTGACCCATCTCGACGACTTCAAGCCGGCCGAGGAGCAGGCGCCGCCCCTGCCGTTCATGAAGATGCCGAAGCAGGAAGTCTCCTTCGTGCGCTACAGCATCAATGTCATCGTGAACAACGCCGACTGCAAAGGCGCCCCCGTGGTGGTCGAGAGCAACCCCACCTACTTCAACCTCTTCGGCAGGACGGAGTACAAGGTGCAGTACGGCATGGCGACGACCGACTTCTCGCTCATCAAGTCGGGCTCGCTCCACCGCGCCAACGGCGGCTATATCGTCATCCATGCGATGGACCTCCTGAAGAACATGTTCTCCTACGACGCGCTCAAGCGGGCGATCAAGAACAGGGAGATCAGGCTGGAGGACATCTGGGAGCAGTACCGGCTCGTGAGCACGACCGCGCTCAAGCCCGAGCCGATCCCGCTCGACGTGAAGGTCGTCCTCCACGGCAATCCCTATCTCTATTACCTGCTGTACAACCTCGACGAGGAGTACCGCGAGATATTCAAGGTCAAGGCCGACTTCGACAGCAGGATGGAGCGGACGCCCGAGAATATGGAGAAGTATGCCTCTTTCATCGCCAATGTGCAGCGGGAGGAGCATCTTCTGCCCTTCGACCGGAGCGGGGTATCGAAGATCGTGGAATACGGGTCGCGTCTCGCGGATCACCAGTTCAAGCTCTCGACGAAGTTCAGTTACCTGGCGGACCTCGTCCGCGAGGCCCACTACTGGGCGTCCCGGGAGGGCAGCTCCGTCGTGAAGGACACGCATGTGCTCAAGGCGCTCGACGAAAAGATCTACCGGGTCAACCGGATCGAGGACCGCCTCCGGGAAGCGACGCTGGAAGACACCCTCATCGTGAGCACCTCGGGCGAGAAGATAGGGCAGGTGAACGGGCTCGCCGTCCTCTCGATAGGCGATTACAGCTTCGGCAAGCCGTCGCGGATAACCGCCAGGACCTACATAGGCAAGGCCGGCGTCGTGAACATAGAGCGCGAGACCAAGATGAGCGGCAGGATCCACGAGAAGGCGATCATGATCATCACGAGCTACCTGGGGAGCAGGTACGCGACGAGACGGCCGATCAGCCTCTCGGCGTCGATCACCTTCGAGCAGCTCTACGAGATGATCGAGGGGGACAGCGCCACCTGCGCCGAGCTGTATGTATTGCTGAGCAGCATTGCCGGCATCCCCCTCAAGCAGAGCTTTGCCGTGACCGGGTCGATGGACCAGAACGGCGATGTCCAGCCCATCGGCGGGGTGAATGAAAAGATCGAGGGGTTCTACGATCTCTGCAAGGCCCGGGGGCTCACCGGCGAGCAGGGGGTCATCATACCCCGGAGGAACGTGAAGCACCTCATGATCAAGCAGGAAGTGATCGACGCGGTGAAGGCGGGCACTTTCGTCATCTACCCCATCGACAAGGTCGAGGAGGGGCTCGAGATCCTCACCGGCATGCCGGCGGGAGCGATGCAGGAGGACGGGACCTATCCCGAAGGAACGGTGAACTACCGCGTCATGAAGCGGCTGGAAGAGATAGCGACCGCGCTCGAGAAGAAGAAGGAGCAGGTGCTCGAAAGCGCGGTGGCGTCGCTCCATCCGCGGGGAGAGGAAGACGGCTCCTCGTCTTCAGGGGAGGGCGCGGTCCCGCATCTCCTGCGCAGGGTCGAGGAGCTGACTGCAGCGCTCGAACAGTACCGGAGGAGGGAAGGCTGA